From the genome of Glycine soja cultivar W05 chromosome 14, ASM419377v2, whole genome shotgun sequence:
GTTTGATAGCTAGAACAGAATAGCAGGAGACAAAGAAAACCTAGGTATGAACTAACAAAAGTCGTGGAGAGGTTTTAAACTGGGATTATAATGTTCGAAGTAATTTGAGAAAATAAGTGGGTTATTGCTTTTACACTAACCTTGCTTGTAGCTGATGATGAGTTAGAACTGGTGCTTGTGTCCGTTGAGTCAGTCGATAACTCTGAAGCCATCCTTTGAGCTGTTTCAGTGTTTTTTCTCAAAGGAATGAAGAGTGAATATCTGCAGAAGAAGTGCAATGtggaaaataaatattgaagtgACACAGTGGTTGGTGAAAATGTGTAAGTCGCTGAATACGAAGGGGTTTGAGAATTCTTGAGTATTGAATGCAGCATGGGAAGATTGGACGTGGAGAGACATTTGAATCATTGTGAATGTATCTGTGGTGTTGCAGACAgccaaagtgtttttttttttttgtttactgaaTGTAACAACCAATATTGATATTTATGAAAATGCAGGGAAACAAATGtatcaggaaaaaaaatcagcatCTATTTAATATGAGAGGTCTTAAcaaagtaattatatatatcataaatatataattttagaagGTAAATTTTTTGGTATcaggaaattttttttaaccaaattaGATGATTCTTTAACTATACATATATGCTTATCaatcttgaaaaaataagtgTGACCTGCAGTTGATTCTAACTTTTGTTTTGATTAAACGCAATAATGGAAATTGGGTGTTAGTGTAAAATTGCTAAACTAATTAGCGTTGGTTAAAATTAACAAAGTTCATGAGTTTTTTGGTTCCTTCTGGGTTTGCATGTTTGATTAACAATTGAaaacatagataaaaaaaaatatgtcaatGCATATGGTCGTGAATGACTCAGATGTAATTACTTGTAGATAGAgacaaataaaagtaaaatagaatCAATTAATctggaaaaatatattttgcatgGAAAATGTTTCATGTAGTTTTTTAGTATGATAATTCCTACATTGTGAAGTAGAATGCATAGTTGTCTGTTATCTATGATACATTTGCTCTTCATTTTGTCCTTTGCTGAATTAGGCCTCTGGTGAGTTGGTGCTTTTGCATGGTGTGAATGACAATTATTGACTTGACAGAGTTATAAATTAGGAAGAATATGGTATAAATTGAAGCCCTGAGACTATAATTCAAGATTAACAGCTGGGAAAATGGGCCACACATACAGGAATCATGACACCTGCATGTAGAGCCATCGGTGCCTAAGACTGATTGGAAAGGTAATTAATATGAAAGATGTTGTGTGTGCACTACTAGCTTGTTAATCTAgcctgtgaattttttttaatcacgtatataacatatattattCAACTTGATGGATCTCTTTTTTTGTCTTCAAAGGatgtagaataaaatattagacAAATGTTGGTTTTATCGCATCATGTGCTATTCTAGAAATGGTGCATCAAGACTATTTACATTAGAAGCACGTGACAATTGAATCCAATTCTTGCCATGATATGATATATGTAATAGCATGGTAACAATCGATCGTATTTCCTTTTACACATGCCCACAGGCTACAAACGCGTCACAGATTCCATGACTAACTTAAAAGGAAAAGGATGCAGTGAGGCAATCCCATGACACAATTCTTCCAATTAACATCAATCATGGTCATAATCAGGAGgatgtagcacatgattttgCAATCGGCTTCAGAACTGATAAAACATAAAGCCATATATAACATGTTAGAAAATCACTATCAATCCTAACAGCCACAAGGTCAAATTCCTTCCCCAAAAAAGCcactttaattaattactatacTTCAGTTGTGTATATCCACGAGGAATTTGATGAAAATAGGAAGACTGATGGCAAATATAATCGAGATCCGACAAtattaacaaacaaaataagccaaagcaaaaaaaaaaagcttcttCATGCACCTTAGGAACAGATAACATAAAACAATGTTCCTGAAAAGATAACTTGAAAGCAGGCAAATTCATTCAGTTGCAGAAGGTCTTGCTAGTTTGTTAGAGGAAAGTTGCGCGGGTGAAATCTCACAACTTCTTGCTTTATCATCCAATTCATCAGTTGATAAGCGCTTTGTGGGTGTTAATGGAACCCTTAGAAGTGGGTCATGATCTATTGTCACTGACACAAATTgctgcataaaaaatatactatttaaTAAGCTGAATGCAAAGTTGGAATGAGCcaaatttctatttttcctgAGATGATACCAAAATATATCAGACCAAAAGACACAAGAGCAATCTTAGCTTACAGATTCAGCTTGTGTAGGATCCGTGCACTCAACCACTAGACTATCCATCTTGGAAAATGGCTGCATGATATATAAATTGAGACTAACCAAACACATTGAATATATTGCTATTATGACAACAACTAAAACCCAGGTGGCAAAAAGTACCTCAGTATCAGCCAGCATATCCAGCACAACATTGATCAAATCTAactcatttgaatatttaagaACAACAGCATTGCCAAACTTTGGCTGAACCTTGACTTTAAATGCAAGAACACAACCTAGCAGCCTATCAAGGGCCTGAGGAGAAGCGTCTAAATCAACATCACCACCCTTGTGCAACAAAAAATTCAATGACTTAATATCCACAATGAAATTGGATAGCAAATAAACAAAATCTGATTGTAAATTTACATACTTCCATTTTTAGCCTGTTAACTTCATCCACTGATTGGCAAATCAACTCTGCACATTCACGGGCCTAGAGCAAAAATTTAGTATCTTTGTCTTTGTCTTTAACCATCACTTCAATTCGATACCTCAAGACAGGTTTATCATTGTGTTTGCCACATCCACATGTGAATGGCACAACGTCTATGTTAGTCTTTTTGTGGCATTGGCTACAAGCTGGGTAACACCATGAATGATTATCCATCACTATTTTTGTAATCATGTCCACAGTAACACAAACAATTTCCTGCACAAATAACACTGACATCAAATTTTGCTCAAAGCGATCATAGAATTGAATAAATCTAGCCTAGTTGGGCTCTTAATTCCCCAGGTCAACGGTGAATATAAATAAGAGCATGACCTCCGAAATGGCATTAATTTGGAAAATGCTGCTTCAGCCTTTGAAAGAAATGCATCCTTCGATGATAACTGACTCGATCCTGAAAGATGTGAACTGGTTCGGCCAGGAGGCGCCAAAACttatttgacctcaaatcctgaatCAAAAAGCCTATAGGAATAGAATAAATTGAAAACCGTAGTGAAAAATAAGCAAcacagttaaataaaaaaatctataaatacaGAAGTAACAACATCAACAAAAGACCTCTCACTGAACTCTTGTATTTCCAACACAAGTTCATTGATCATTAGTTTTGAAGCTTTCAAAGAATTACTCATTGAGGGTGGATATGATCCAAAAAGAGCACGCATCATTTAATGAGCATTAGAGTTCACAAATTCCACATTAAGCCTACCCTGCCCTTCTTTGATTCTGGCATGTGTCAGAAGGATAACAATGGGCCTAGCATCTTCAAAGTCATTCAAGTAAGCTAAGAACTACAAGCAGTAATTTTCCCAAAGAGTGCAAGATAGTACTTGGCCACTATCAGAAACAAACAGCAATAAATGTATCAGTATATCAACTTATAATGTTcacaaaatacaaataacaaTTACACGGATTTAAAAAAGTCAAATTGTAGAACATAACCTCAAGTCCTTGATTTTGAATACAACCCTGGTATTTTTTTAGGAGAGATGCCGAAACACCACTTCATCAACCACACCAATAATATCTgaaggaagcaaaaaaaaaaagacatgtcATTCTTAAAGCCATACATTTTTCGATCAAAATAAACGTGCATATTGCAGGTGGACCTACCAACCAACAGGCCAATTTGAAAATCACCAGCAATGACATTAGAAAAATCAGCAAATTTAAATTTCCTAAAAGGAAATTGGATTGCCTAACAACAGTAACTCCAGTAAAAGCTAATTTATATTGATGATCACAGACTTTGAATTGACCATCATTCTTCAACACTTTAAAATTATGTATGACATAAGTAGAATTTTCCTTCAAATCAGCTTTCCAAGACTTTAGCTGATCTTGTTTACAAACAACATGGATTCCATCTCCCTATAACATACAAACCATATGAATAGTTGGTTGAATGGTCAATAATATAGCAATACAAAGAGCCGGCAAAACCATACATCAGAATTAACAATAACCATTTCAGCCTATTCAGACTTGCTGGGGATCCCAATGAACCAAAGATCAGTGATCCTTATAGCAAGTTTTagagtttcttttgatccatcaATCGACTTAATCTTATCAAGAGCACATGCCATAACTTTGCATAAAATTGGTTGCTCCTAAATCTATGATGTAGTCAATGGAAAAACCTGAGCTACAGTGGTTATAAAAACAGATGATAAGATAAGGTCTCAACAGGTGAACCAATAAAAGTGCCCCTGAGACACTCCTTAAACccaaaagcaacaaaaaatttaaagccTGGTCATCTAAACAAACACTAACAAACGAAAAGCAAACATGCACAGACATCCAGGCGTGTTGCTGCAAAAAGAATATCTTACTCCTGTCACAACCAAATGCAACACCTGACAAAACGCAAGTTGAAAGACAAACGGAACCCACCAAAGTcagcaaagaaacaaaaaaacaaacttgaAAAACCAGCCGAATGAAGAAACACACGTGGAAAGCCAAACTGGAAAAAGCAGCCGATGAATCAACCTTAAGTCTGGCAACAACCAGTAAGGAGTCAAAGGCAAGCATGCATAAACATACAACAACTTTGCTGCAAAAGTATTACCTTCACTTCCCGCAACCAAACCGAACAACAGGGGAAagccaaattgaaaaacaaaacaaactcaGTCAAAAACAAACCACGAAAGTTAGCaacaaaccaaaaagaaaaatcgaCAATTACACAAAAAAGGTAGAAAAACAAATGCGATCGCTGCAAAAACTCACAGATTAAAATGTAGGATCAACCAAAAGGCAACGAACTTTGTAAACCCAAAAGCGACAAAAAACCTCATAGTAAAGAAGAAGATAAAAGTCACACATGAATATCGGCCATGACAAATTAAAGCTCTGTTGTGCCAACAAACAGGAACAGAGGAAAAGCAAGCATGCATAAATATCCAACACCATCATTAGAAAAGGATTATCTTACTCTTGGCACAACCAAATGGAACACCTGACAAAACGGAAACTGAAAGACAAACTGCACTCAGCAAAGTCAACAAAGAAGCAAAAACAATTCAAAAAACAGCCGCAAAAAGGCACACTCAACAATAATAGAACACGAATCAACCTTAAGTCTCCGAACAATAAATACAAGAAGTGAAATGCAAGCATGCATAAACAAATAACAATGTTACTACAAAAGTATTACCTTCACTTCAcccaaccaaaccaaacaacgCAACAAACCCAAATTGTGAAACAAACCCAACTCAGCCAAAAACAAAGTAGGAAAGTTAGCAAAGAACCCAAAAGAAAGCTGGAAAATAGCTCAAAAAAGGCTACAAGCATGGCAAAAACAGCCATGCAAAtgcataacataaaaaaaagtcataccTTAAAATGCAGAAGAAATAGAAccaaaaaacaaagtaaaaggAAACAAACGAAAATGATACAAAGCACCACTCGAAAACCAAAATCTCATAATGATACAAAACATCAACCCAAAACCATAATAACCGGAAAGCTTTAATCATAAAACCACATGGCTCACCAAAAGAGTGACAAAGCAACACATAACACAAAACCAAGTCAAAGCTGGAGGGCTATAAAATGATCAAAAAGCCAGGAAAATGAACACGTGTCAAGCTTTTAGGCATGTATACATTAGTAATTTTCCTGTCCTtctcttttaatatatagtatatagatttatattaaataaaataacaaatgatttaaaaaagaaaaaaaaagtcaaaatacattaatttgtttcaatttttttccataAACTAGGTGAACCAATTCGAAACTAAAACATGTATGTACCGTTGTGTAAAGCTAATAAACATGTCCTAGTCAGTCCCACGAAAATTTCATGACAACTATTTAGAAATAGGACTGactcatattattaatattaatatttaatattaaatatataaatttgaactaatagTGCTTTGAGCCGTCCCATCATTTCAGCACCCTGTTTAATCTTGTCACTGTTTTTTCTTCTACTAAACCACTGAGAGACTTTCTTTGcctattttcttctttcagaCACACCTCTTAAAATTCAATTCTCTTTCTCCAGCAAAATCCCGAAGCTCTCGCACACTGAAACTTCTCAACATTCTCGCTCTCTACGGCTCCCTTCGCTATACTGCGTTTTGCTACTGATCCGCATTCACATTGTTAATTCTTTTGGAGATATCATTcaacattttaatattattcttttttttttctctttgacttaaacttctttccttttatttttttgtaagcaTGATGTTTTGTAAAATCCCATTTGAACTATAAATATTAGGACATGACTTGGCCAACTGCTAACTGAAATTTCAGATTCGACTGGgtgaaaacattttaaattttttcaaagtaacttataagaacaaattcatcatatataGTCTTAATTGTTGCTATACGTGTACTTAGGCCtactgaatttttttaatggtaTTAGCCTCTTCAAAATTACTACTCtcatcaaatataatatttatttttagaaatcgTTTCACTTAAGTTCATGATTCATTAACAATTTAGTTAACAActattgattattatttatttatttatctctaATAATTCACATGTCTCTCAAAAGAGACATTAAATCTTATCCTCTCTCACTTAACTCATGTGATATTACCTAACAtcatagataaataaataaataaataaataaaacttacatAATGCACACACAATTAAATCTCTTCATATATTAGACATATCATAATTTCATAATCaagaatatatattaatttaagttaTGATAATTATCTATCACTTAATTGACATAATCTGTactataaattaaacttttccTTAAAATGAACAtaattacataatatttttatttaagactGCATCTATTTATTATACAAATATGCATGTTAGAGAATGAAGATGGTCATTAACATAGATGAACTCAAAGTGTGAATATCACACTTACTGAGTAGCGTTACACTCAACAATCTTTATTAACAATAATTCCCATGTTTAAGACATGAAGGTGATTCTCCATAGATGTGGAAGTGAGTTGAGATCAAGGCTTGAAgtattgaagaaaaatatcatGGAAGAGTGTTGACAGTTGAGATTTTTCCTGTTGTcatattaaaatgtttaaatatcTCTGCAGATTTGTGGTTGCTTGTAAATTTGTTTAAGCGGTTTCTTGTGTTAAGAGAAAACATCTAATACCTGTTGGCCACTGATGCCAATTTTAGATTAACTTTACGTTGCTGTTTATTTCAACCAATTAGGGACTTGTTAGTTTCTCCATTTAAGTTATTGTTCAAAGTGTGCAAAATTTGAGTTTACAAATCTAAAATATATCATATCAATTTTTGCTCCTCTCTTCTTCTATATACCTTTATATTTTTACTGTCCTTATGttctgtttttgttcttttttaacaATAACCAACTACTAACTACCCAAGGATGCAGTTGAATAACTGCTCCTGTTTACAACTCTTTCAATATGGAATAGGAGTAGCACCCTCAACCATGAAAGTGATGAAACCCTGTCTCTTGGTGCTAATCTTTTCTGCCTTGAGTTTGTCATTCTTAATCTTCCTCAGATCGAACTCTTCCGAGCACCCCGAAAGCATGCATCACAatggaaagaaaattttatttctcatgATCCCGTTTCAAACAGCTTCTTGACCTCGACACCAAATTTTTGCTGCATTCCTTCCTCATGTCGACGTAGTAACCAATTTGGTAAGTTCTGAGGTAGGTAGTTAGGGTGATGGTGCCCTTTTTCCTGTTGGGACTCGAGGGAGTCTCTGCAGGTTGCGAGTTTCtctgttttattttcttcattaaaTAATCCAACAAAAGTGGCCAACTTGGGGTCATTATTTTGGATTGTTAAAACTTACTTTCTGCTTTTCCAAACTTCTCTGTAAATTTTGTTAGGAGACAGACAAATGGTATTACTCACTCTTTAGCTAAGGTAGTCACCAGTTACGCTAGCTCATACATACATCATACCATACCTTACTGTATTCAGTCCactattatgaatgaaaatagcTAATTCTGTTAttgtcataaaaaaacaaatatactgaacaaaacaaaatgaaagattataaaatgataaatcttgattttatttaaaaacggtaagattgaaaagaataatcaaaacataaactttatttataagcaaaatcaatatattaataatgcGTTCTAGCTAGCAGTAATCCCAAAAAACTTTTGTGAATTGTtaattgtgcatttaattttgtgattttcaacACAATACCCAActgatcataatttttttttgtttcatttcttttttgttctccATTTTGTCTGAAAACCAAACGCTaactaatgtaaaatatattgaacCTTTG
Proteins encoded in this window:
- the LOC114383829 gene encoding uncharacterized protein LOC114383829, whose product is MRALFGSYPPSMSNSLKASKLMINELVLEIQEFSERSFVDVVTSDLRSNKFWRLLAEPVHIFQDREIVCVTVDMITKIVMDNHSWCYPACSQCHKKTNIDVVPFTCGCGKHNDKPVLRYRIEVMGGDVDLDASPQALDRLLGCVLAFKVKVQPKFGNAVVLKYSNELDLINVVLDMLADTEPFSKMDSLVVECTDPTQAESQFVSVTIDHDPLLRVPLTPTKRLSTDELDDKARSCEISPAQLSSNKLARPSATE